One genomic window of Stigmatopora nigra isolate UIUO_SnigA chromosome 13, RoL_Snig_1.1, whole genome shotgun sequence includes the following:
- the LOC144206377 gene encoding cytochrome c oxidase assembly factor 8-like, translating into MRQDTEDWNHQFWAEQNLMFGKEKDAFIVSHLKTQGLTECDQKGRRRTLSSEEMSIFYKNFLDKNRVRHACYNREWYRRNLSITFLMARVALHNLWNKLKDKHHGKSTL; encoded by the exons ATGCGGCAGGACACCGAAGACTGGAACCACCAATTTTGGGCCGAGCAGAACCTCATGTTCGGCAAG GAAAAAGATGCCTTCATTGTCTCCCATCTTAAGACTCAAGGCTTAACTGAGTGCGATCAAAAAG GTCGCCGCCGCACACTAAGCAGTGAGGAGATGTCCATCTTTTACAAGAATTTCTTGGACAAAAACCGAGTACGACATGCTTGCTACAATAG GGAGTGGTACCGGCGCAATTTGTCAATCACCTTCCTAATGGCTCGTGTTGCACTGCACAACTTGTGGAACAAGCTCAAGGATAAACACCATGGCAAATCTACATTATGA